One region of Paenibacillus polymyxa M1 genomic DNA includes:
- a CDS encoding S-layer homology domain-containing protein, producing the protein MKRLLSMLLTVGLIIGLVPAALVGTAHAATGTYFIFPNEKYDADSARMVNTDRVTVNGTINGVNGSTISYSVFQLSKNGTNLNVVNKNESQKGGITVNGSTIQISDIKLFPGLNRITFQSSQNSAEMKDSIYIEYQDGPKLYDLSATLNGETQQLVENQTAVLTDARNSGTDDVKVVIQGTAPNADSVTLTSTKSSNTYTVNSYTSYKLTGSVVLSPGKNIVTIKVGNGTQALTVTREITIYTGKPEFSDLTLNKDGNVSADLTTSPDFTVSSTSGVVLKGNVLVPSGATDPVVSKINARFTDVSNNGSAIGDTNGIDATIDTANVVTSTGYKLYPFQVTVPDGIVTDHLIRASLSVGFANGTSSNASAVQFTLRSSTQPYIDDVNFLPDFNNQLLNRIKGSGSDQAAALDEAMKLTGSSMKNKTTDAPSVPVGMEFIIVNGTPGSINELSGVSVNPVGPAQDVIRTINGKSTQVKKVVAYVDTLPKEGQNVLNFYLNDSSKLIKATVNLLQGPFMKYDTIYDGQQIPLNTSNANLNTYKLDQLGYFKGKLLDVSNAADIHYTGSNRNVFLYVNNVLVDLDGSGANFKLAASSYDAAANALANGNNEIKFVFKPGIEYSNTVKVNFTQTNIPVIPVPNTQGIIPFTPVSGLSNTPKYSEIAPKSKDANFTKVDDTNYNTSLKNINIFGTFSIADLGKADQVSGSLSDIANKDQYILEIKGSDDSEVNWTLNNEFFSAEDAKTAYNSGATTDKFTSKDLKDLLVYYHPDKKYFSFVLKNQTISQDGTPVAYNITLYNSGKSGPFATFRLQVSGQSTSFDILRPLPEKRIVNQNFVQVVVNVGNADSVMVGKEKAVQEGFDSDYDGTVDYPSTYKAIVTGLKANKDNKIDVVVTVGKEKLKQTITVKYVPTNIPGEQYMEAMKTSHKVFDGNLTLAFAKGTSLIRRDYDQPQQFKNQVFSGHTLYFAIANSEDGVVDRHEFETEKALSDMRSLIADGSKYFNRDFPSRFTKSSPVFWIDPGTADDIKTDAYDPVTYGADPYQLANKSQNDSSKIKNFYWRDPSNELVPSKRATLTLTYDSSIAQDAGKQMTVFYFDSDLKDWQNIGGVVDPKKHTIKVPFDRFGYYVVAKVGETYSDVIKHKYARDYIEAILAKGVMNPMDPINSFGPDSYIKRGEFTSMIVKGLQIPLNFSGAKHFDDVSIPNTISADALYDYRYIETAARAGIVKGSQPRIFMPEDVITRQDAAVIIAKALNLKLETDHDKIMKNLSKTFKDADKIDYYAQASVLAIAKKGFITGSPVDASDLKKGYMFNPTSLTLRGDAAIIVAKVMADKKLLPKI; encoded by the coding sequence TTGAAACGATTGCTATCCATGTTGCTGACGGTTGGTCTCATCATTGGCTTGGTGCCGGCGGCCCTGGTAGGTACGGCTCATGCTGCGACAGGAACTTATTTCATTTTTCCAAATGAAAAATATGATGCGGATTCGGCCAGAATGGTAAATACCGACCGTGTTACAGTTAACGGTACGATTAACGGAGTGAATGGAAGTACTATATCGTATAGTGTATTCCAACTCTCTAAAAATGGAACAAACCTTAACGTAGTTAATAAAAATGAGAGTCAAAAGGGCGGAATTACGGTCAATGGCTCTACGATTCAAATTTCAGACATTAAACTGTTTCCTGGTTTGAACCGAATTACATTCCAAAGTAGTCAAAATTCGGCTGAAATGAAGGACTCCATTTACATTGAGTATCAGGATGGACCCAAGCTGTATGATCTGTCTGCCACACTGAATGGTGAAACCCAGCAGTTAGTTGAGAATCAAACGGCGGTACTGACAGACGCACGAAATAGCGGTACGGATGATGTGAAAGTAGTCATTCAAGGTACGGCGCCTAATGCTGACAGTGTAACGCTTACTTCTACAAAAAGTAGCAATACGTATACTGTTAACTCCTATACCAGCTATAAGCTAACAGGAAGTGTTGTACTCAGCCCGGGTAAAAATATAGTGACGATTAAAGTGGGTAACGGAACTCAGGCTCTTACGGTTACGCGTGAAATCACGATTTATACGGGTAAACCTGAATTTTCTGATCTGACTTTGAACAAGGACGGAAATGTGTCTGCTGATCTGACGACTTCGCCTGACTTTACTGTATCGTCTACGAGCGGTGTGGTTTTGAAAGGTAATGTTCTGGTTCCTTCCGGAGCAACTGATCCAGTAGTAAGTAAAATTAATGCTAGATTTACGGATGTAAGTAATAACGGTAGCGCAATTGGTGATACCAATGGAATTGATGCTACGATTGATACAGCAAATGTTGTTACATCTACTGGTTACAAATTATATCCGTTCCAGGTAACTGTACCTGATGGCATCGTAACCGACCACTTGATTCGTGCATCTCTGAGTGTAGGTTTTGCAAATGGAACGAGTTCCAATGCATCTGCGGTTCAATTTACATTGCGCAGCAGCACTCAGCCTTATATTGATGACGTGAACTTTCTCCCTGATTTTAATAATCAGTTGTTGAATAGAATCAAGGGTAGCGGGTCTGATCAAGCGGCTGCCCTAGATGAAGCCATGAAATTAACAGGAAGTTCTATGAAGAACAAGACTACTGATGCCCCATCTGTACCTGTAGGTATGGAATTTATCATTGTTAATGGTACACCTGGTTCAATTAACGAGCTTTCTGGTGTATCCGTTAATCCCGTGGGTCCAGCCCAAGATGTGATTCGAACAATCAATGGTAAGTCAACACAAGTGAAGAAAGTTGTCGCTTATGTAGATACTTTGCCTAAAGAAGGACAAAACGTCCTGAATTTCTACCTGAATGACTCAAGCAAATTGATTAAGGCAACTGTAAACTTATTGCAGGGGCCATTCATGAAATACGATACGATTTATGATGGTCAACAAATTCCGTTGAATACATCGAATGCAAACTTAAATACGTACAAACTGGATCAATTGGGTTATTTTAAAGGTAAATTGCTGGATGTGAGTAATGCAGCTGATATTCACTACACTGGCAGTAACCGAAATGTATTCTTGTATGTGAACAACGTATTAGTTGATCTTGATGGCTCAGGAGCGAACTTTAAGCTGGCTGCTTCCTCCTATGATGCGGCTGCCAATGCACTGGCAAACGGAAATAATGAAATCAAGTTTGTGTTCAAGCCAGGCATCGAGTACAGCAATACGGTGAAAGTAAACTTTACACAAACGAATATTCCAGTAATTCCTGTTCCAAACACACAAGGAATTATTCCTTTTACACCCGTTAGCGGTCTGAGCAATACGCCGAAATATAGCGAAATTGCACCGAAATCAAAAGATGCAAACTTCACTAAAGTAGATGATACTAACTACAATACATCGCTGAAAAATATCAATATCTTTGGTACTTTTAGTATTGCTGATTTGGGTAAAGCGGATCAGGTGAGTGGTTCGTTAAGTGATATTGCCAATAAAGATCAATACATTTTAGAAATTAAAGGTTCGGACGACAGTGAGGTAAACTGGACGCTGAATAACGAGTTCTTCTCAGCGGAAGATGCCAAAACTGCATACAACTCTGGTGCTACTACGGATAAGTTTACAAGCAAAGATTTAAAAGACCTGCTAGTATACTACCATCCGGACAAAAAGTATTTCAGTTTTGTATTGAAAAACCAAACTATTTCGCAAGATGGAACGCCAGTAGCTTATAACATTACCTTGTACAACAGCGGCAAGAGCGGACCGTTTGCTACTTTCCGACTGCAAGTATCCGGTCAATCCACATCTTTTGATATCTTGCGTCCGCTTCCTGAAAAAAGAATCGTGAATCAAAACTTTGTGCAAGTTGTTGTGAACGTAGGTAATGCAGATAGTGTTATGGTAGGTAAGGAAAAAGCAGTTCAAGAAGGTTTTGATTCTGATTATGATGGTACTGTTGATTACCCATCAACCTACAAAGCCATCGTTACAGGTCTAAAAGCCAACAAAGATAATAAAATTGATGTAGTGGTTACAGTAGGCAAGGAAAAATTAAAACAGACCATTACTGTTAAATATGTGCCTACTAATATTCCTGGCGAGCAGTACATGGAAGCGATGAAAACATCGCACAAAGTGTTCGATGGTAATCTTACACTTGCGTTCGCGAAGGGAACGAGCCTGATTCGTCGGGATTACGATCAACCACAGCAATTCAAAAACCAGGTTTTCTCTGGCCATACTTTGTACTTTGCGATCGCGAATAGCGAAGATGGTGTGGTAGACCGTCATGAATTTGAAACTGAAAAAGCATTGTCCGACATGCGGAGCTTGATTGCAGATGGAAGTAAATACTTCAACAGAGATTTCCCAAGTCGCTTTACCAAGTCCAGTCCAGTATTCTGGATTGACCCAGGTACAGCAGATGATATCAAAACAGATGCTTACGATCCGGTAACGTATGGTGCCGATCCTTATCAATTGGCTAACAAATCACAAAATGATAGCAGCAAGATCAAAAACTTTTACTGGCGTGACCCGTCTAACGAGCTAGTACCTTCCAAGCGTGCTACATTGACGCTGACGTATGATAGCAGTATTGCTCAGGATGCAGGGAAACAAATGACAGTGTTCTATTTTGATTCTGATTTGAAGGATTGGCAGAACATTGGTGGTGTGGTGGATCCGAAGAAACATACCATTAAAGTACCGTTTGACCGTTTCGGCTACTATGTAGTCGCCAAGGTTGGGGAAACGTATAGTGATGTCATTAAGCACAAATACGCTAGAGATTATATCGAAGCTATCTTGGCTAAGGGTGTTATGAACCCGATGGATCCAATTAATAGCTTTGGACCTGACAGCTACATTAAAAGAGGCGAATTCACGTCGATGATTGTCAAAGGTCTGCAAATCCCGCTTAATTTCAGCGGAGCGAAGCATTTCGACGACGTGTCTATTCCAAATACGATATCCGCAGATGCGCTCTACGATTATCGTTATATTGAAACAGCTGCACGTGCTGGTATTGTAAAAGGTTCGCAACCAAGAATCTTTATGCCGGAAGATGTAATCACACGTCAAGATGCAGCGGTCATTATCGCCAAGGCATTGAATTTGAAGCTGGAAACAGATCATGACAAGATCATGAAAAATCTGTCCAAGACCTTTAAAGATGCGGACAAGATTGACTACTACGCACAAGCATCTGTATTGGCTATTGCTAAGAAAGGCTTTATCACAGGGTCTCCTGTAGACGCAAGTGATCTAAAAAAAGGATATATGTTTAACCCTACATCCTTGACCTTGCGCGGAGATGCAGCAATTATTGTAGCTAAAGTTATGGCTGATAAAAAACTGCTTCCTAAAATTTAA
- a CDS encoding glycosyltransferase family 4 protein: MLLIYIIGFIMALGLALLLTPLVKKFAVKVGAVDVPNARKVHTRIMPRLGGLGIFLAFLLSLLAMLPFVPDGMLSSRDINFIAAFLIGGTLITLIGALDDRFDLNAKLKFLAQIAVACMVVFAFDIRVDFVNVPFQDAYSSLESWISIPLTIFWIVGVTNAINLIDGLDGLAAGVSGIAIGTIAVMSLLMGNYMVAMLCLVLLGSIIGFLFFNFHPAKIFMGDTGSLFLGFSLAMLSMLGFKQIAIVSFITPLIIIGVPLSDTFFAIIRRKLQKKPIFSPDKGHLHHCLRELGFSHRQTVLIIYGIAVFFGILAVIQSSAALNEANWVTFVVICIMMFFLQIGAEVIGLVGKTKRPVLNTLIRLLAKPDSQTRSKL, encoded by the coding sequence ATGTTATTGATCTATATTATTGGTTTCATCATGGCACTGGGACTTGCGCTGTTACTTACGCCGCTTGTCAAGAAGTTCGCTGTGAAGGTTGGAGCCGTCGATGTGCCGAATGCCCGAAAAGTACATACCCGAATTATGCCGCGTCTTGGCGGTCTGGGGATTTTCTTGGCATTTCTGTTGTCCTTATTGGCGATGTTACCTTTTGTGCCTGACGGAATGCTGTCCTCGCGGGATATTAACTTTATTGCAGCCTTTCTGATTGGCGGTACGCTGATTACATTGATTGGTGCTCTCGATGATCGTTTTGATCTTAATGCAAAATTGAAATTTTTGGCTCAAATTGCCGTGGCATGTATGGTCGTGTTTGCTTTTGATATTCGTGTGGATTTTGTAAATGTACCTTTTCAGGATGCATACTCTTCTTTAGAAAGCTGGATTTCCATTCCGCTTACGATATTTTGGATCGTAGGTGTGACCAATGCTATCAATTTGATTGACGGTCTGGATGGACTAGCTGCAGGTGTCTCAGGAATTGCGATTGGAACGATCGCTGTGATGTCACTACTAATGGGCAATTACATGGTGGCGATGCTTTGCCTTGTGCTGTTAGGTAGTATTATCGGATTTTTATTTTTTAACTTTCATCCTGCAAAAATATTTATGGGTGATACAGGGTCCTTATTTTTAGGTTTCTCTCTAGCTATGCTTTCAATGCTTGGTTTCAAGCAAATTGCTATCGTATCATTTATTACGCCATTGATTATTATCGGTGTGCCTTTGTCAGATACATTTTTTGCTATTATTCGTCGCAAGTTGCAGAAAAAACCGATATTCTCACCGGATAAAGGCCATTTGCATCACTGCTTGCGCGAACTAGGCTTCAGTCACAGACAGACGGTGTTGATTATCTACGGTATTGCTGTATTTTTCGGTATATTAGCCGTTATCCAATCGTCGGCTGCGCTTAATGAAGCAAACTGGGTCACCTTTGTCGTGATATGTATCATGATGTTCTTCCTACAGATCGGAGCAGAAGTTATTGGTCTCGTTGGCAAAACCAAACGTCCTGTTCTTAACACACTAATTCGGTTGTTGGCTAAACCAGATTCCCAGACGCGATCGAAATTATAA
- a CDS encoding WecB/TagA/CpsF family glycosyltransferase gives MTVDKVTSVPTVPIFGVQVSRLNMKDTLNVLIQAVKSRRPHQVITANPIMVMAALEDPVYMNVMKQAELIVPDGTGVVWAANYVGHPVPERVAGFDLLHELLAAGENYHWKVYLLGSTPEVIQATAQRVHELYPGITVCGKRDGFFGPNEDEAVIRAIREANPDLLFVARGADTQEPWIGKYKEQLGVPVMMGVGGSFDVISGKTKRAPKLFQKLRAEWLYRLLKEPSRYRRMLALPKFAVKVMREKENVTKV, from the coding sequence GTGACAGTTGATAAGGTTACGAGTGTGCCTACCGTCCCGATTTTCGGTGTTCAGGTATCAAGGCTTAATATGAAAGATACATTAAATGTATTAATTCAGGCGGTGAAGTCTCGCCGCCCCCATCAAGTGATCACTGCCAATCCGATTATGGTCATGGCTGCATTGGAAGATCCAGTGTATATGAATGTGATGAAGCAGGCAGAGTTGATTGTTCCAGATGGAACTGGTGTGGTCTGGGCTGCAAACTATGTTGGACATCCTGTACCCGAGAGGGTGGCAGGTTTTGACTTGTTACATGAATTGCTCGCAGCTGGAGAAAACTATCATTGGAAAGTTTATTTACTTGGATCAACGCCTGAAGTGATTCAAGCGACCGCTCAGCGGGTACATGAGCTTTATCCTGGAATTACGGTTTGTGGCAAGCGCGATGGTTTTTTTGGTCCTAACGAGGATGAAGCGGTGATTAGGGCTATTCGTGAAGCGAATCCTGATTTGTTGTTTGTAGCGCGTGGAGCGGATACGCAGGAACCTTGGATTGGTAAATATAAGGAACAACTGGGCGTGCCGGTGATGATGGGGGTCGGCGGTAGTTTCGATGTTATATCAGGAAAAACAAAACGCGCACCTAAACTGTTTCAAAAGCTACGAGCTGAGTGGTTATATAGACTCCTAAAAGAGCCTAGTCGTTACAGAAGAATGCTTGCGTTGCCGAAATTCGCAGTGAAAGTGATGCGTGAAAAAGAAAACGTCACAAAAGTGTGA
- the csaB gene encoding polysaccharide pyruvyl transferase CsaB: MVTTAKTIIISGYYGFHNSGDEAVLKSILTALEEESRQAGITIKPVVLSSDPAWTQKMYGVEAVPRMSLGEVRRAIKNSDGLISGGGSLLQDATSPKSIPYYLAILKLAQWAGKPTFVYAQGMGPVQRKIFYPMIRSVFQRCEYVSVRDEQSAALLSTMKLKRPVVEVVPDPVMGLPLPSGSELHDAATETDEDELPVVGISVRYWDKEQRDLTAIADGLKRLAAERRVHLRFLPFHLPDDEQASRMVMDLLGDISGTGSLVSMCDQVTDPQQMLLEVSRCSLMIGMRLHSLIYAASHQVPPLGISYDPKIDHFLSRVGSQPVGTTDALDAQKLANESMRLLDQRSQWIESQGAAIALLKSEARLPAQHIVNYLCRKG; this comes from the coding sequence ATGGTCACCACAGCTAAAACGATAATAATCTCGGGTTATTACGGGTTTCACAATAGTGGGGATGAAGCGGTGCTCAAGTCGATATTGACTGCTTTAGAAGAGGAAAGCCGTCAGGCGGGGATTACGATCAAGCCTGTTGTTCTATCTTCTGACCCTGCTTGGACACAGAAAATGTACGGAGTAGAAGCTGTTCCGCGTATGAGCCTGGGAGAAGTGCGGAGAGCGATTAAAAACAGTGACGGGCTCATTAGTGGCGGCGGGAGTCTGCTCCAGGATGCTACAAGCCCTAAAAGCATTCCGTATTATCTGGCGATTCTGAAACTGGCTCAATGGGCTGGAAAGCCAACGTTTGTATACGCTCAGGGCATGGGCCCAGTACAACGGAAAATATTTTATCCTATGATCCGATCTGTATTTCAACGCTGTGAATATGTTTCCGTCAGAGATGAGCAATCTGCTGCTTTGCTGAGTACCATGAAACTGAAACGTCCGGTTGTCGAGGTTGTTCCTGATCCTGTAATGGGGCTTCCTTTGCCCTCCGGTTCCGAGCTGCATGATGCTGCAACTGAGACTGATGAGGATGAACTCCCAGTCGTCGGCATTTCTGTACGCTACTGGGATAAGGAACAACGCGATTTAACGGCTATTGCAGACGGCTTAAAAAGATTAGCTGCGGAACGCCGTGTTCACTTGCGTTTCTTACCATTCCATTTACCTGACGATGAACAGGCTTCAAGGATGGTAATGGATTTGTTGGGGGATATTAGTGGGACGGGAAGCCTTGTCAGTATGTGTGACCAAGTTACCGATCCTCAACAGATGCTTTTGGAGGTCAGCAGATGCAGTTTGATGATCGGGATGAGGCTGCACAGCTTAATCTATGCAGCGTCCCATCAAGTGCCCCCGTTGGGTATATCCTACGATCCCAAAATTGATCATTTCCTCAGCCGTGTTGGTAGCCAGCCTGTTGGTACTACAGATGCACTGGATGCGCAAAAGCTGGCTAACGAGTCTATGCGGCTGCTGGATCAGCGTAGTCAATGGATCGAGAGCCAAGGGGCAGCAATTGCTTTGTTAAAAAGTGAGGCTCGCTTACCAGCACAGCATATCGTTAATTACTTGTGTCGCAAAGGATGA
- a CDS encoding DUF5693 family protein codes for MYQKWQYWNTASRKWLWILVAVGLLASIPVIADRVKTESSSKKVEIVFDYRDLTEAASYQAHPQDYLNEQLDRLQQAGVNSMAMYESTLDDFRKAGRIVTYTTQNVADLEKRLSPANENYTYVVFADKENAEALKPLILRTFTSLGINVKPWSYQGQEGLVVETSPEDAYLKPMQPDPIAMKQLRSKGFFIVPRMSDSLPYNQELTEEMLASFQQNGVKRILFEGDSVKGFTDNEKEHSLAAFAKLLNKYDIGLAAIENLKKPQAGFNKLAYDIHYNVVRLYSLSDKDSTLDVETLADRFALATKDRNIRMLYLNTAPSRSVAEAKVKDSVDNLIHSLDKPGNAVQRMEKKGFELGQAEPFQVVDSSIQRYLKMIVVLGALAFFSIMVSYFVPALTLLAFALGLVGSAGLYVLNSSLMEQGLALLAAISGPTVAMIIAVRTIRIKREQGPELSVGQRLTRTLILYVQTAILSLAAVPFVIALLNSIAYSLVLNQFRGVSLLHILPIFLAAIYIFFYRGVSIREEITKLLRTPITVLWVIALAVIAAAGYYYLTRTGNAGTVSNTELVFRNFLENAFGVRPRNKEFLMAHPLFIAGAFLALKYRKAIYLLIIAAIGQASMVDTFAHIHSPAALSFSRGLLGLGFGLVLGIIAIVVWQVLEGCWKKWSPQLKR; via the coding sequence GTGTATCAGAAATGGCAGTATTGGAATACAGCTTCTCGAAAATGGTTGTGGATTCTGGTTGCGGTTGGCTTGCTGGCTTCCATTCCAGTTATCGCCGATCGTGTAAAGACAGAATCCTCGAGTAAAAAAGTAGAGATTGTATTCGATTATCGGGATTTGACGGAGGCGGCTTCGTATCAGGCTCATCCGCAGGACTATCTGAATGAGCAGCTTGACCGCTTACAACAGGCTGGTGTGAACAGCATGGCGATGTATGAAAGTACGTTGGATGATTTCCGTAAAGCGGGCCGCATTGTAACTTATACGACTCAGAATGTTGCGGATCTGGAAAAACGTCTTTCACCTGCAAATGAGAATTATACGTACGTTGTTTTCGCTGACAAAGAAAATGCTGAAGCACTAAAGCCGTTAATTTTACGTACGTTTACAAGTCTGGGCATCAACGTAAAGCCGTGGAGTTATCAGGGACAGGAAGGGCTTGTTGTGGAAACATCCCCAGAGGATGCGTATCTCAAGCCTATGCAGCCTGACCCGATTGCTATGAAGCAGCTCCGGAGTAAAGGTTTTTTTATTGTTCCACGCATGAGTGACAGCCTTCCCTATAACCAGGAGTTGACGGAAGAGATGCTGGCTTCCTTTCAGCAAAATGGTGTAAAGCGCATTTTGTTTGAAGGGGATTCAGTCAAAGGCTTTACTGATAACGAGAAAGAGCATAGCTTAGCGGCATTTGCTAAATTGCTGAACAAATACGATATCGGCCTAGCTGCTATCGAAAACTTAAAGAAACCGCAGGCAGGCTTCAATAAGCTCGCTTACGATATCCACTATAATGTTGTGCGTCTATACTCACTAAGTGATAAAGATTCAACACTCGATGTGGAAACGTTGGCCGATCGTTTTGCACTCGCCACCAAGGATCGGAATATTCGCATGTTGTATCTGAATACCGCGCCTAGCCGCAGTGTTGCTGAGGCCAAGGTGAAAGACTCGGTTGATAACCTGATCCACAGCTTAGACAAACCGGGCAACGCTGTACAACGAATGGAGAAAAAAGGGTTTGAACTGGGACAAGCTGAACCGTTCCAAGTGGTCGATTCCTCCATTCAGCGCTATCTCAAAATGATCGTCGTACTGGGTGCACTAGCCTTCTTCTCCATTATGGTGTCCTATTTCGTTCCGGCATTGACTTTGCTGGCATTTGCACTCGGTTTGGTTGGTTCTGCTGGGCTTTATGTTTTGAACTCCAGCTTGATGGAACAAGGTTTGGCGCTGCTTGCAGCGATTAGCGGACCTACGGTTGCGATGATCATTGCAGTGCGTACGATCAGAATTAAACGTGAACAGGGGCCTGAACTTTCTGTAGGTCAACGATTGACTCGCACGCTTATACTGTACGTACAGACAGCGATCTTGTCGCTGGCTGCAGTGCCTTTTGTTATTGCGCTGTTGAACAGCATTGCCTACAGCCTGGTGTTAAACCAATTTAGAGGTGTAAGCTTGCTTCACATTCTGCCGATCTTCTTGGCGGCGATTTATATTTTCTTTTATCGTGGCGTTTCTATACGGGAGGAAATCACCAAACTGCTACGTACGCCGATTACTGTATTATGGGTTATCGCACTGGCTGTTATCGCAGCGGCTGGCTACTACTATTTGACTCGTACTGGAAACGCAGGTACGGTGTCGAACACCGAGCTGGTTTTCCGTAACTTCCTGGAGAATGCGTTTGGTGTACGTCCGCGCAATAAGGAATTCTTAATGGCTCACCCACTGTTTATTGCAGGGGCATTCCTGGCTTTGAAATATCGCAAAGCAATCTATTTGCTGATCATAGCTGCTATTGGTCAAGCCTCGATGGTCGATACCTTTGCTCACATTCACTCTCCAGCAGCACTCTCGTTTAGTCGTGGGCTGTTGGGATTGGGATTTGGATTGGTGCTGGGAATCATCGCAATTGTCGTGTGGCAAGTGCTGGAAGGATGTTGGAAGAAATGGTCACCACAGCTAAAACGATAA
- a CDS encoding phospho-sugar mutase, translating to MTQLSKKALEGIESWLQDPYIDEETKQELRALQGNDQELEDRFYKELEFGTGGLRGVIGAGSNRMNRYVIGRATQGLARYILEQHAGKEGKPSVVIAHDSRHFSPEFALDAALVLAGNGIVAKLFPSLRPTPQLSFSVRHLGASGGIVVTASHNPPEYNGYKVYNNEGGQLVPDQAEKVIGYIREVPSFADIKSLTREEAEAQGLLIWLGEEEDEAFVDTVAGVSVNRELIAAGPGKNFKVVFTPLHGTGNIPVRRVLEKIGFEQVHIVPEQEQPDAEFSTVKSPNPEERDAFKLAIALGEKIGADLLIGTDPDADRMGAVVKNRDGEYVVLSGNQSGAIMVYYLLNQLKETGKLPNNGAVIKTIVTSEMGAVIAEHFGATVFNTLTGFKYIGEKMNQFEQTGEYTYLFGYEESYGYLAGNYARDKDAVLAAMLIAEAAAYYSTQGKTLYDVLQELYQQFGYFLEKLESRTLKGKDGVEQIQSKMTDWRSNAPQEIAGVKVDKVLDYSQGLDGLPQENVLKFLLEDGSWFCLRPSGTEPKIKVYFAVRGSSLSDAEQRIGQLVDAVMARVDA from the coding sequence ATGACGCAGTTGAGTAAAAAAGCATTAGAAGGCATTGAGAGCTGGCTGCAAGACCCTTATATTGATGAAGAAACCAAACAGGAGTTGCGCGCATTGCAAGGCAACGACCAGGAACTAGAGGATCGCTTTTACAAAGAACTGGAATTCGGTACAGGCGGTCTACGTGGAGTGATTGGGGCAGGCAGTAACCGGATGAATCGTTATGTGATCGGACGTGCGACTCAAGGGCTCGCTCGCTATATTTTAGAGCAGCATGCTGGCAAAGAAGGAAAACCTTCGGTTGTCATTGCACATGATTCGCGTCATTTTTCGCCAGAGTTTGCTTTGGATGCAGCTTTGGTGCTGGCGGGCAATGGTATCGTAGCTAAGTTGTTCCCTTCCTTGCGTCCAACGCCACAGCTTTCGTTTAGTGTACGTCATTTGGGAGCCAGTGGAGGAATTGTTGTCACGGCGAGTCACAATCCTCCCGAGTATAATGGTTACAAGGTATACAATAATGAAGGTGGTCAGCTTGTTCCAGATCAGGCTGAAAAGGTGATTGGCTATATTCGTGAGGTTCCTTCTTTTGCTGACATCAAAAGTCTGACACGTGAAGAAGCAGAGGCACAGGGATTGTTGATTTGGCTTGGAGAAGAGGAAGATGAAGCGTTTGTGGATACGGTAGCCGGTGTGAGTGTGAACCGAGAACTGATTGCAGCTGGACCGGGCAAGAACTTTAAAGTTGTGTTTACACCTCTTCATGGCACTGGAAATATACCTGTTCGTCGTGTACTGGAGAAAATCGGTTTTGAACAGGTGCATATTGTGCCTGAGCAAGAGCAGCCAGATGCAGAATTTTCGACCGTTAAGTCGCCTAATCCGGAAGAACGTGATGCGTTCAAGCTGGCCATTGCGCTGGGTGAGAAAATTGGTGCAGATCTATTGATCGGAACAGACCCTGATGCTGACCGTATGGGGGCAGTTGTGAAAAACCGTGATGGCGAATATGTGGTATTGTCCGGTAATCAGTCCGGCGCAATTATGGTTTACTACTTGCTGAATCAACTGAAAGAAACTGGCAAGCTTCCGAATAATGGTGCAGTTATCAAAACTATCGTAACTAGCGAAATGGGTGCAGTCATTGCCGAACATTTTGGAGCAACAGTGTTTAACACGCTAACCGGCTTCAAGTATATTGGCGAGAAAATGAACCAGTTTGAGCAAACTGGCGAGTATACCTACCTGTTTGGCTATGAAGAGAGCTACGGCTATCTGGCAGGAAATTACGCACGTGACAAGGATGCTGTCTTGGCGGCCATGCTGATCGCCGAAGCTGCTGCTTATTACAGCACGCAAGGCAAGACGCTCTATGATGTTTTACAAGAGCTGTACCAGCAGTTTGGCTACTTCCTTGAGAAGCTGGAGTCTCGTACACTCAAGGGTAAGGATGGAGTGGAGCAAATCCAGAGCAAAATGACGGATTGGCGCAGCAACGCACCTCAAGAGATTGCAGGTGTAAAGGTAGACAAAGTACTGGACTACTCGCAAGGCTTGGACGGGCTTCCGCAGGAAAACGTACTCAAGTTTTTATTGGAGGACGGTTCTTGGTTCTGCCTGCGTCCTTCGGGCACAGAGCCTAAAATCAAAGTATACTTTGCAGTACGTGGTTCCTCGCTGTCAGACGCGGAGCAAAGAATCGGTCAGCTGGTCGATGCTGTTATGGCCCGCGTAGACGCTTGA